A portion of the Citrobacter rodentium NBRC 105723 = DSM 16636 genome contains these proteins:
- a CDS encoding IS110-like element ISCro4 family transposase encodes MEQELHFIGIDVSKAKLDVDVLRPDGRHRSKKFANTPKGHDELLRWLSGHRVAPAHICMEATSTYMEDVAAHLSDAGYTVSVINPALGKAFAQSEGLRSKTDAVDARMLAEFCRQKRPPAWEAPHPVERALRALVLRHQSLTDMHTQELNRLETAREVQRPSIDAHLLWLHAELKRIEKQIKDLTDDDPDMKHRRKLLESIPGIGEKTSAVLLAYTGLKERFTHARQFAAFAGLTPRRYESGSSVNRASRMSKAGHASLRRALYMPAMVAVSKTEWGRAFRDRLAGNGKKGKVIIGAMMRKLAQVAYGVLKSGVPFDASRHNPVAA; translated from the coding sequence ATGGAACAGGAACTTCATTTTATCGGTATCGATGTCTCTAAAGCTAAGCTGGATGTCGATGTGTTGCGGCCTGATGGCCGTCACCGCAGCAAAAAATTTGCCAACACCCCGAAGGGCCACGACGAACTTCTCCGCTGGCTCAGCGGTCATCGCGTGGCACCGGCACATATCTGCATGGAAGCCACCAGTACGTATATGGAAGACGTTGCCGCTCATCTCAGTGATGCCGGTTACACCGTCTCCGTCATCAACCCCGCCCTGGGTAAAGCCTTTGCACAGAGTGAAGGTCTGCGCAGCAAAACCGATGCAGTGGATGCCCGTATGCTGGCAGAGTTCTGTCGTCAGAAGCGCCCTCCGGCGTGGGAAGCCCCGCATCCGGTTGAACGGGCCCTGCGGGCTCTGGTGCTGCGCCATCAGTCGCTGACGGACATGCACACGCAGGAGCTGAACCGCCTGGAGACAGCGCGTGAGGTGCAGCGTCCGAGTATAGACGCCCATCTGCTGTGGCTTCATGCCGAACTTAAGCGCATCGAAAAGCAGATAAAGGACCTGACGGATGATGACCCGGATATGAAGCACCGCAGGAAGCTGCTGGAAAGTATCCCGGGCATCGGGGAGAAAACGTCCGCGGTATTACTGGCTTATACCGGTCTGAAGGAGCGCTTCACCCATGCCAGGCAGTTCGCCGCTTTTGCGGGTCTGACGCCGCGGCGGTATGAATCAGGCAGCAGTGTGAACAGGGCCAGCCGGATGAGTAAAGCCGGACATGCGTCGCTTCGCAGGGCGCTGTATATGCCTGCGATGGTGGCGGTAAGTAAAACGGAATGGGGAAGAGCGTTCCGTGACCGTCTGGCAGGGAACGGTAAAAAAGGGAAAGTGATAATCGGTGCGATGATGCGCAAGCTGGCGCAGGTGGCGTACGGTGTTCTGAAGTCAGGCGTGCCGTTCGATGCGTCCCGGCATAATCCGGTAGCAGCGTAA
- the yjcO gene encoding Sel1 family TPR-like repeat protein YjcO yields the protein MKRLIALTLFITAFTHAADPEPGSQYLQAAEAGDKRAQYFLAESWFSFGDLSKAEYWAQKSASNGDADACALLAQIKITNPVSLDYPEAKTLAEKAAQAGSKAGEITLARILVNTQAGKPDYPRAISLLQNASQNLESDVAVDAQMLLGLIYANGVGIPGDDDKATWYFKRSSAISRTGYSEYWAGMMFLNGEEGFIEKNKQKALHWLNLSCTEGFDTGCEEFEKLTNG from the coding sequence ATGAAACGACTTATAGCGTTAACGCTATTTATTACCGCCTTTACCCATGCCGCCGATCCTGAGCCGGGGAGCCAGTACTTGCAGGCCGCAGAGGCAGGCGACAAACGCGCGCAGTATTTCCTCGCCGAAAGCTGGTTCAGCTTCGGCGATTTGAGCAAAGCCGAATACTGGGCGCAGAAATCGGCCAGTAACGGCGATGCGGACGCCTGCGCGCTGCTGGCGCAGATCAAAATCACCAATCCGGTCAGCCTGGATTACCCCGAAGCAAAAACGCTGGCGGAAAAAGCCGCGCAGGCGGGCAGTAAAGCGGGCGAAATCACGCTGGCGCGGATCCTGGTGAACACTCAGGCCGGTAAGCCGGACTATCCGCGGGCCATTTCCCTGCTGCAAAACGCGTCGCAAAACCTGGAGAGCGACGTGGCGGTTGATGCGCAAATGCTGCTTGGGCTGATTTACGCCAACGGCGTCGGCATTCCGGGAGACGACGATAAGGCGACCTGGTACTTCAAACGCAGCTCCGCGATATCCCGTACCGGCTATTCCGAATACTGGGCGGGAATGATGTTCCTCAACGGCGAGGAGGGCTTTATTGAGAAGAACAAACAGAAGGCGCTGCACTGGCTGAATCTGAGCTGTACCGAAGGATTCGATACCGGCTGCGAAGAGTTTGAGAAGCTAACCAACGGGTAA
- the gltP gene encoding glutamate/aspartate:proton symporter GltP — translation MKSFKFSLAWQILIAMILGILLGSYLHYHSDSREWLIANLLSPAGDIFIHLIKMIVVPIVISTLIVGIAGVGDAKQLGRIGAKTIIYFEVITTIAIILGITLANVFQPGAGIDMSQLATVDISKYQSTTAEVQSHAHGLMGTILSLVPTNIVASMAKGDMLPIIFFSVLFGLGLSSLPATHREPLVTVFRSISETMFKVTHMVMRYAPIGVFALIAVTVANFGFASLWPLAKLVLLVHFAILFFALVVLGIVARLCGLSVWILIRILKDELILAYSTASSESVLPRIIEKMEAYGAPASITSFVVPTGYSFNLDGSTLYQSIAAIFIAQLYGIDLSLWQEIVLVLTLMVTSKGIAGVPGVSFVVLLATLGSVGIPLEGLAFIAGVDRILDMARTALNVVGNALAVLVIAKWEHKFDRKKALAYEREVLGKFDKTAQ, via the coding sequence ATGAAAAGTTTTAAGTTCAGCCTGGCCTGGCAGATTCTGATTGCCATGATATTGGGCATTTTATTGGGGAGTTACCTCCACTATCACAGTGACAGCCGTGAATGGCTGATAGCTAACCTGCTGTCGCCCGCAGGCGATATCTTTATCCATCTGATTAAAATGATCGTCGTGCCGATTGTTATCTCTACGCTGATTGTCGGTATTGCCGGCGTGGGCGATGCGAAACAGCTGGGGCGTATCGGCGCCAAAACCATTATTTATTTTGAAGTGATCACCACCATTGCCATCATTCTGGGCATTACGCTGGCGAATGTGTTTCAGCCTGGCGCCGGTATCGATATGTCGCAGCTGGCGACGGTGGATATTTCGAAGTACCAGAGCACGACGGCAGAGGTGCAGAGCCACGCGCATGGCCTGATGGGGACGATTCTGTCGTTGGTGCCGACCAACATCGTGGCGTCGATGGCGAAAGGCGATATGCTGCCGATCATCTTCTTCTCGGTGCTGTTCGGGCTGGGGCTGTCCTCGCTGCCGGCTACCCATCGTGAGCCGCTGGTAACGGTGTTCCGTTCAATCTCTGAAACCATGTTTAAAGTGACCCACATGGTGATGCGCTATGCGCCGATCGGGGTATTTGCGCTGATTGCCGTGACCGTCGCCAACTTTGGCTTTGCCTCGCTGTGGCCGCTGGCGAAGCTGGTGCTGCTGGTTCACTTCGCGATCCTGTTCTTTGCGCTGGTGGTGCTGGGGATTGTCGCCCGGCTGTGCGGCTTAAGCGTCTGGATCCTGATCCGCATCCTGAAAGACGAGCTGATTCTGGCATACTCTACCGCCAGCTCCGAGAGCGTGCTGCCGCGTATCATTGAGAAAATGGAAGCCTACGGCGCGCCAGCGTCGATTACCAGCTTCGTGGTGCCGACTGGTTATTCGTTCAACCTTGACGGTTCGACGCTGTACCAGAGCATTGCGGCGATCTTTATCGCCCAACTGTACGGCATCGACCTGTCGCTGTGGCAGGAGATCGTGCTGGTGCTGACGCTGATGGTGACCTCGAAGGGGATTGCCGGCGTGCCGGGCGTTTCGTTTGTGGTGCTGCTGGCGACGCTGGGAAGCGTTGGTATTCCGCTGGAAGGTCTGGCGTTTATCGCTGGCGTCGACCGTATTCTCGACATGGCGCGTACTGCGCTGAACGTGGTGGGGAATGCGCTGGCGGTGCTGGTTATCGCCAAGTGGGAACACAAGTTCGACCGCAAGAAAGCGCTGGCCTACGAGCGTGAAGTGCTGGGCAAATTCGACAAAACCGCCCAGTGA
- the nrfG gene encoding heme lyase NrfEFG subunit NrfG produces MTQPEPLRPLPVKRLAAAALLMAIACFGGYLLTPKWQAARDEQRRLADPLREFSEPQTPQAQLLALQKQIRANPQDSEKWALLGEYYLWRNDYADALLAYRQALRIRGENAELYSALATVLYYQAGQHMTPPAREMIDKALALDASEVTALMLLASDAFMQADYRQAMLLWQKVLDLNSPRVNRRQLIDSINMAKLLQNRSE; encoded by the coding sequence ATGACTCAGCCTGAACCGCTGCGCCCGCTGCCGGTAAAGCGACTGGCGGCTGCCGCGCTGCTGATGGCGATCGCCTGTTTCGGCGGGTATCTGCTGACGCCGAAATGGCAGGCGGCGCGCGACGAACAGCGGCGTCTGGCGGACCCGCTACGGGAGTTTAGCGAACCGCAAACGCCGCAGGCGCAACTGCTCGCCCTGCAAAAGCAGATCCGCGCCAATCCGCAGGATAGCGAAAAATGGGCGCTGCTCGGCGAGTATTATCTCTGGCGCAACGATTACGCCGACGCGCTGCTGGCCTATCGTCAGGCGCTGCGCATCCGCGGTGAGAATGCCGAACTTTACTCGGCGCTGGCGACGGTGCTTTACTATCAGGCCGGACAGCATATGACGCCGCCAGCCCGCGAGATGATTGATAAAGCGCTGGCGCTGGATGCCAGCGAGGTGACCGCGCTGATGCTGCTGGCGTCGGATGCGTTTATGCAGGCCGATTACCGGCAGGCGATGTTACTGTGGCAAAAAGTCCTTGATTTGAATTCGCCGCGGGTAAATCGTAGGCAGCTGATCGACTCAATCAACATGGCGAAACTTCTGCAAAACCGGTCGGAATGA
- the nrfD gene encoding cytochrome c nitrite reductase subunit NrfD translates to MTNASAFHFESLVWDWPIAIYLFLIGISAGLVTLAILLRRFHPEAGGSESTLLRTTLVLGPGAIILGLLILVFHLTRPWTFWKLMFHYSFTSVMSMGVMLFQLYMVVLVLWLAKIFEKELIALQQRWLPRLTLLPKALVLITPFHRLLETLMLVLAVLLGAYTGFLLSALKSYPFLNNPILPALFLFSGISSGAAVALMAMALRLRSNPHSTEAHFVHRMETPVVWLEIFLLAAFFVGLALGDDGKMRALSAALGGGFWSWWFWLGVAGLGLIVPMLLKRWASRSPTYYGVLAVCGASLTGVLLLRFFILYAGQLTVA, encoded by the coding sequence ATGACAAACGCATCTGCTTTCCACTTTGAATCGCTGGTGTGGGACTGGCCCATCGCCATCTATCTGTTTCTGATCGGCATCTCCGCCGGGCTGGTGACGCTGGCGATCCTCTTACGCCGTTTTCACCCGGAGGCGGGCGGTTCAGAGAGTACCCTGCTGCGCACCACGCTGGTGCTCGGGCCGGGAGCGATTATTCTCGGCCTACTGATTCTGGTTTTCCACCTGACGCGCCCGTGGACCTTCTGGAAGCTGATGTTTCATTACAGCTTTACCTCGGTGATGTCGATGGGGGTGATGCTGTTTCAGCTTTACATGGTGGTGCTGGTGCTGTGGCTGGCGAAAATCTTTGAAAAAGAGCTGATCGCCCTGCAACAGCGCTGGCTGCCGCGGCTGACGCTGCTGCCGAAAGCGCTGGTGCTGATTACCCCGTTCCATCGTCTGCTTGAAACGCTGATGCTGGTGCTGGCGGTACTGCTTGGCGCGTATACCGGTTTTCTGCTGTCGGCGCTGAAGTCCTATCCGTTCCTTAATAACCCGATCCTGCCTGCGCTGTTCCTCTTTTCCGGGATCTCTTCCGGCGCGGCGGTGGCGCTGATGGCGATGGCGTTACGTCTGCGCAGCAACCCACACAGTACCGAAGCGCACTTTGTTCACCGTATGGAAACGCCGGTGGTGTGGCTGGAGATCTTCCTGCTGGCGGCGTTCTTCGTCGGCCTGGCGCTGGGCGATGACGGAAAAATGCGCGCGCTTTCCGCGGCGCTGGGCGGCGGATTCTGGAGCTGGTGGTTCTGGCTCGGCGTGGCGGGACTGGGGTTAATCGTGCCGATGCTGCTGAAGCGCTGGGCCAGTCGCAGCCCGACGTATTACGGCGTGCTGGCGGTTTGCGGCGCCAGTCTGACTGGCGTCCTGCTGCTGCGCTTTTTTATTCTTTATGCAGGACAGCTGACGGTTGCATAA
- the nrfC gene encoding cytochrome c nitrite reductase Fe-S protein, which yields MSCTRRQFITRVGALAAVSGTAGRVVAKTLNINGVRYGMVHDESLCIGCTACMDACREVNQVPEGVSRLTIIRSEPQGSFPDVKYRFFRHSCQHCDRAPCVDVCPTGASYRDAANGIVDVNPDLCVGCQYCIAACPYRVRFIHPVTKTADKCDFCRKTNLKAGKLPACVEACPTKALTFGNLDDPNSDICRLLQQKTTYRYKLALGTRPKVYRVPFKYGEVSQ from the coding sequence ATGAGTTGCACCCGTCGCCAGTTTATCACCCGCGTCGGCGCGCTGGCGGCGGTCAGCGGTACGGCAGGACGCGTGGTGGCGAAAACGTTGAACATCAATGGCGTGCGCTATGGCATGGTGCATGACGAATCGCTGTGCATTGGCTGTACCGCCTGCATGGACGCTTGTCGGGAGGTGAACCAGGTGCCGGAAGGCGTCTCGCGGCTGACGATTATTCGCAGCGAGCCGCAGGGGAGCTTTCCGGACGTGAAGTATCGCTTTTTCCGCCATTCGTGCCAGCACTGCGATCGTGCGCCGTGCGTTGACGTCTGTCCGACCGGCGCGTCATATCGCGACGCCGCCAACGGCATTGTCGATGTGAACCCGGATCTCTGCGTCGGCTGCCAGTACTGCATCGCCGCCTGCCCGTACCGCGTGCGCTTTATTCACCCGGTGACGAAAACGGCGGACAAGTGCGATTTCTGCCGCAAGACCAACCTGAAAGCGGGCAAGCTGCCGGCCTGCGTTGAAGCCTGTCCGACGAAGGCGCTGACCTTTGGCAATCTCGACGATCCTAACAGCGACATTTGTCGGCTGCTGCAACAGAAAACCACTTACCGCTACAAGCTGGCGCTGGGCACCAGGCCGAAGGTCTACCGCGTTCCCTTTAAATATGGGGAGGTGAGCCAATGA
- the nrfB gene encoding cytochrome c nitrite reductase pentaheme subunit has translation MSVLRSLLTAGVLASGLLWSLSGATATPTPQESERWEVTPQRSPDAACLDCHKPDSEGMHGKHASATNPNNKLPVTCTNCHGQPSPQHREGVKDVMRFNEPMYNVEQQNSVCMSCHLPEQLQKAFWPHDVHVTKVACASCHSLHPKQDTMQTLSDKGRIKICVDCHSDQRNNPDFNPASVPLLKEHP, from the coding sequence ATGAGCGTATTACGTTCGTTATTAACTGCTGGGGTGCTGGCGTCAGGTCTGTTATGGAGCCTGAGCGGGGCAACCGCCACGCCAACGCCGCAGGAGTCTGAACGCTGGGAGGTGACTCCACAGCGTAGCCCGGACGCCGCGTGTCTGGACTGTCACAAACCGGATAGCGAAGGGATGCACGGTAAACATGCGTCCGCCACTAATCCGAACAACAAACTGCCGGTCACCTGCACCAACTGCCACGGCCAGCCGTCGCCGCAGCACCGTGAAGGGGTGAAGGACGTGATGCGCTTTAACGAGCCGATGTACAACGTTGAGCAGCAGAACAGCGTCTGTATGTCCTGTCACCTGCCTGAGCAGTTGCAAAAAGCGTTCTGGCCGCATGATGTTCACGTCACCAAAGTGGCCTGCGCCAGCTGTCACTCGCTGCATCCGAAGCAAGACACGATGCAGACGTTAAGCGATAAAGGACGGATTAAAATCTGCGTCGATTGCCACAGCGATCAGCGCAACAATCCGGACTTTAATCCGGCGTCGGTTCCCTTGCTTAAGGAGCATCCATGA
- the nrfA gene encoding ammonia-forming nitrite reductase cytochrome c552 subunit has product MARITQRARRFFSLIVPLFFISAVYAEQTAAPAKTVTVEAKNELFAPQHPDQYLSWKATSEQSTREDALAEDPRLVILWAGYPFSRDYNKPRGHAYAVTDVRETLRTGAPKNAEDGPLPMACWSCKSPDVARLIQKEGEDGYFHGKWARGGPEIVNNLGCADCHNTASADFAKGKPELNLSRPYAARAMEAIGKPFDKASRFDQQSMVCGQCHVEYYFEGKNKAVKFPWDDGMKVENLEKYYDAIAFSDWTNSLSKTPMLKAQHPEYETWSAGIHGKNNVTCIDCHMPKVQNAAGKLYTDHKIGNPFDSFAQTCANCHTQDKAALQNVVAERKKAIGEMKIKVEDQLVHAHFEAKAAWDAGATEAEMKPILQDIRHAQWRWDLAIASHGIHMHAPEEGLRMLGGAMDKAADARTKLARLLATKGITHEIALPDISTKEKAQAAIGLNMQQINAEKQEFIKTVIPQWEDQARKNGLLSQ; this is encoded by the coding sequence ATGGCAAGGATTACACAACGTGCACGCCGTTTTTTCAGCCTGATAGTACCGCTGTTTTTCATTTCTGCTGTTTACGCTGAGCAAACTGCCGCCCCCGCAAAAACCGTTACCGTTGAAGCGAAAAATGAGCTGTTCGCGCCTCAACACCCCGATCAATATCTCTCCTGGAAAGCTACTTCGGAACAGTCGACGCGGGAAGACGCGCTGGCGGAAGATCCGCGGCTGGTGATCCTGTGGGCGGGATATCCCTTCTCTCGCGACTACAACAAACCGCGTGGGCACGCTTATGCGGTGACCGACGTGCGGGAAACTCTGCGTACCGGCGCGCCGAAAAACGCCGAAGATGGCCCGCTGCCGATGGCCTGCTGGAGCTGTAAAAGCCCGGACGTGGCGCGTCTGATCCAGAAAGAGGGCGAAGATGGCTACTTCCACGGTAAATGGGCGCGCGGGGGACCGGAAATCGTCAATAACCTGGGCTGCGCCGACTGCCACAACACCGCCTCCGCCGATTTCGCCAAAGGCAAGCCGGAGCTGAACCTGTCGCGCCCTTATGCCGCGCGCGCAATGGAGGCTATCGGCAAACCGTTCGATAAGGCCAGCCGTTTCGATCAGCAGTCGATGGTCTGCGGCCAGTGCCACGTGGAATACTACTTCGAGGGTAAGAACAAAGCCGTGAAGTTCCCGTGGGACGACGGGATGAAGGTCGAGAATCTGGAGAAATATTACGATGCCATCGCCTTCTCCGACTGGACCAACTCGCTGTCAAAAACGCCGATGCTGAAAGCGCAGCACCCGGAATATGAAACCTGGAGCGCGGGTATCCACGGCAAAAATAACGTCACCTGTATCGACTGCCATATGCCGAAGGTGCAGAACGCCGCGGGTAAACTCTACACCGACCATAAGATTGGCAACCCGTTCGACAGCTTCGCCCAGACCTGCGCCAACTGTCACACCCAGGACAAAGCCGCGCTGCAAAACGTGGTGGCCGAACGTAAGAAAGCGATCGGCGAGATGAAAATCAAGGTGGAAGATCAGCTGGTCCACGCCCACTTTGAAGCGAAAGCGGCCTGGGATGCCGGCGCGACAGAAGCGGAAATGAAGCCGATTCTGCAGGATATTCGCCACGCCCAGTGGCGCTGGGATCTGGCTATCGCCTCTCACGGCATTCATATGCATGCTCCGGAAGAGGGGCTGCGGATGCTGGGCGGCGCGATGGATAAAGCCGCCGACGCCCGCACCAAACTGGCGCGTCTGCTGGCGACCAAAGGCATCACTCATGAAATCGCTCTGCCGGATATCTCCACCAAAGAGAAAGCCCAGGCGGCAATTGGTCTGAACATGCAGCAGATTAACGCCGAGAAACAGGAGTTCATCAAAACGGTGATTCCGCAGTGGGAAGATCAGGCGCGTAAAAACGGTCTGTTAAGCCAATAA